The Anopheles coluzzii chromosome 2, AcolN3, whole genome shotgun sequence genome window below encodes:
- the LOC120961542 gene encoding phosphate carrier protein, mitochondrial-like produces MFAGLLDAARNSPFRTPFTRVHCDDGTEKAVVPGRSVQAAASREVEFGSNEFFGLCAVGGILSCGITHTAVVPLDLVKCRLQVNQAKYKNLFHGFKVTIAEEGARGLAKGWAPTFFGYSAQGAFKFGLYEVFKIKYADMIGEENAYLYRTWVYLGASASAEFFADIALAPLEAAKVKIQTMPGYANTMRQAMPKMMGEEGVMAFYKGLVPLWCRQIPYTMMKFACFEKTVELLYKHVVPKPRDQCSKGEQLIVTFAAGYIAGVFCAVVSHPADVVVSKLNQAKGSSAIDVAKQLGFMGMWNGLTPRIIMIGTLTALQWFIYDGVKVALSIPRPPPPEMPESLKKKLNVE; encoded by the exons ATGTTTGCCGGACTGCTGGATGCCGCACGGAACTCGCCCTTCCGCACACCGTTCACACGCGTGCACTGTGACGACGGTACCGAGAAGGCGGTAGTGCCGGGCCGTTCCGTTCAGGCAGCCGCCAGCCGCGAGGTTGAGTTCGGCTCGAATGAATTCTTCGGCCTGTGTGCGGTCGGAGGTATCCTGTCGTGCGGTATCACCCACACCGCCGTCGTACCGCTCGATCTGGTCAAGTGCCGGCTGCAGGTCAACCAGGCCAAGTACAAGAATCTGTTCCACGGATTCAAGGTCACCATCGCGGAGGAGGGTGCGCGCGGTCTGGCCAAGGGATGGGCACCGACCTTCTTCGGCTACTCGGCCCAG GGTGCCTTCAAGTTCGGTCTGTATGAGGTGTTCAAAATCAAGTACGCTGACATGATCGGCGAGGAGAATGCCTACCTGTACCGTACCTGGGTGTATCTGGGCGCTTCCGCCTCGGCCGAATTCTTCGCCGACATTGCGCTGGCCCCGCTGGAGGCGGCCAAGGTCAAGATCCAGACCATGCCCGGATACGCCAACACGATGCGACAGGCCATGCCGAAGATGATGGGCGAGGAGGGCGTTATGGCGTTCTACAAGGGTCTGGTTCCGCTGTGGTGCCGTCAGATCCCGTACACCATGATGAAGTTCGCCTGCTTCGAGAAGACCGTCGAGCTGTTGTACAA gcaTGTCGTGCCGAAGCCACGCGACCAGTGCTCGAAGGGTGAGCAGCTGATTGTGACGTTCGCTGCCGGCTACATTGCCGGTGTGTTCTGTGCCGTGGTGTCCCATCCGGCCGATGTGGTGGTGTCCAAGCTGAACCAGGCCAAGGGATCGTCCGCGATCGATGTGGCCAAGCAGCTGGGCTTCATGGGCATGTGGAACGGTCTGACGCCGCGTATCATCATGATCGGTACGCTGACCGCCCTGCAGTGGTTCATCTACGACGGTGTGAAGGTTGCCCTCTCCATCCCCCGCCCACCCCCGCCAGAGATGCCGGAGTCGCTGAAGAAGAAGCTGAACGTAGAGTAA
- the LOC120953820 gene encoding probable proline--tRNA ligase, mitochondrial — MQRVSKLFQPALIIPKNATIKSQDITSKSQRLMLEQGLIRQAGNGTFYLLPLLQRSLQKAVDLIDRHMEAVGAQKMVLPLLTSAELWKKSGRLGATEAGTPTELLQTTDRHGKVQILGPTHEESITSLLAAIAPVTYRQFPLRLYQISTKFRDEMKPRFGLMRAKEFLMKDLYTFDVDRARCQETYDSVNEAYGRLFREIGVPFVKVAGDCGTMGGSLSHEYHFPSEVGEDVLIRCTRCGMHTNAELFPALSERCKSCETGSDTFERQAGIEVAHAFILEDRYTKALGATCLAANGKPVPLQMGCYGIGVTRLLAASIEVLSSEKEIRWPVALAPYRVCIITPKAGSKEEAQATPWVGKLHDDLQSLANCAGDVIVDDRTQLTIGKRLLDARKMGYPVIVVVGAKAASEKKLELHDVAAGTEVSLPYSDTLSAVAEILTAAKRSEHPAAMQNDRNKVAQKL, encoded by the exons ATGCAGAGAGTTTCCAAACTGTTTCAACCAGCCTTAATCATCCCGAAAAATGCTACCATAAAATCGCAGGATATCACCTCCAAAAGTCAAAGG CTCATGCTGGAACAAGGACTCATCCGACAGGCTGGCAATGGGACGTTTTACCTACTGCCTCTGCTACAGCGATCGCTGCAGAAAGCGGTTGACCTGATAGACCGACACATGGAAGCGGTCGGAGCACAAAAGATGGTACTTCCGCTCCTAACATCGGCAGAGCTGTGGAAGAAGAGTGGCCGACTAGGTGCTACCGAAGCGGGCACACCGACAGAGCTGCTCCAGACGACCGATCGGCACGGAAAGGTGCAAATTTTGGGACCG ACACACGAAGAATCAATCACATCGCTACTCGCCGCCATCGCTCCCGTTACGTATCGCCAGTTTCCGCTGCGCCTGTACCAGATATCGACCAAATTTCGGGACGAAATGAAACCCCGCTTTGGGCTGATGCGAGCGAAAGAGTTCCTCATGAAGGACCTGTACACGTTCGACGTTGACCGGGCACGGTGCCAGGAAACGTACGACTCGGTGAACGAAGCGTACGGCCGGTTGTTTCGCGAAATTGGCGTCCCGTTCGTAAAGGTGGCCGGAGACTGTGGGACGATGGGTGGATCCCTGTCGCACGAGTACCACTTCCCGAGCGAGGTGGGCGAGGATGTGCTGATCCGCTGCACCCGGTGCGGAATGCACACGAACGCTGAGCTTTTCCCGGCGTTGAGCGAACGGTGTAAAAGTTGCGAAACCGGAAGTGACACTTTCGAACGACAGGCAGGCATCGAGGTGGCGCATGCATTCATTCTCGAGGATCGGTACACAAAGGCGCTCGGGGCGACGTGTCTGGCCGCGAATGGGAAACCGGTGCCCCTCCAGATGGGATGCTACGGTATCGGCGTGACGAGGCTACTGGCCGCCTCGATCGAAGTCCTGTCCAGCGAGAAGGAAATACGATGGCCGGTCGCACTTGCGCCGTACCGTGTCTGCATCATTACCCCCAAGGCGGGCAGTAAGGAGGAGGCACAAGCAACCCCGTGGgtcggtaaacttcacgacGATCTACAATCGTTGGCAAACTGTGCGGGGGACGTTATTGTGGACGATCGTACACAGCTCACCATTGGCAAGCGGTTGCTGGATGCGCGTAAAATGGGCTATCCAGTCATTGTGGTCGTAGGTGCGAAAGCCGCCAGCGAAAAGAAGCTGGAACTGCACGACGTAGCAGCGGGAACGGAAGTAAGCCTACCGTACAGCGATACATTATCGGCCGTTGCGGAAATATTGACCGCTGCAAAGCGGTCGGAACACCCTGCCGCAATGCAAAACGATCGCAATAAAGTTGCACAGAAGCTGTAG
- the LOC120953821 gene encoding leucine-rich repeat protein 1, with product MKLICETCTINRSVAGGKRAFQKTILAIGKGSERKGDETKIMLITTANKAGTKYSVLKNISKIFTRFLEEGKATISFVAPEHDVQIKSDKVQLTAFLKVLKLVLTGSGQPAEGTQPVTNPFSPSAPLRLPCLTVGKKKASILDSPSVLATKCVITNRKDYPTKGFSRLLVSLQITDVKLSRFDSQILLLQKLRFLNLSNNCLRSLPRALGQLRLSELDLSSNRLADCTWDWLLEPNIQSSLQSLNISDNGLSFLPINVINAGALVALTANNNHIRKLPFALWTMSRLRVLSLAKNQIDGVPETLERIRLERLDLSENNLSPDGGTAELHPSPSMQQRQPSTLFELAARTVIHRKLPYAMPGLLPFTVVDIIRRVPLCGCGQPCFDAKVYQRTKVINGRCSCLVLNANHLLIADSVFCSEKCIRKANERRLHNRGF from the coding sequence ATGAAGTTAATCTGTGAGACTTGCACCATAAATCGGTCCGTGGCCGGGGGTAAACGTGCGTTCCAGAAAACGATCCTTGCCATCGGGAAGGGATCCGAGCGGAAGGGAGATGAAACGAAGATCATGCTCATTACGACCGCCAACAAGGCCGGCACCAAGTACAGCGTCCTAAAGAACATAAGCAAGATATTTACCCGCTTTCTGGAGGAAGGAAAGGCCACGATTTCGTTCGTCGCACCCGAGCACGATGTGCAGATTAAAAGTGATAAAGTTCAGCTGACGGCGTTCCTGAAGGTGCTAAAGCTGGTGCTCACGGGAAGCGGACAACCGGCGGAAGGGACCCAGCCCGTCACGAATCCCTTTTCACCGTCCGCTCCACTGCGACTGCCGTGTCTTACCgtggggaagaaaaaagccTCCATTCTCGATTCTCCGAGTGTCCTGGCGACCAAGTGCGTGATAACGAACAGGAAGGACTACCCAACGAAAGGCTTTTCTCGCCTGCTCGTGTCGTTGCAGATTACCGACGTGAAGCTTTCACGATTCGACTCACAGATATTGTTGCTACAGAAGCTTCGATTTTTAAACCTGTCCAACAACTGTTTACGCAGCTTGCCTCGCGCACTTGGCCAGCTACGACTGAGCGAGCTGGATCTGTCGAGCAACAGATTAGCCGACTGCACCTGGGACTGGCTGCTGGAACCGAACATTCAGTCGTCGCTGCAGAGTCTCAACATTTCCGACAACGGGCTCTCATTCTTACCGATCAATGTGATAAACGCTGGCGCACTGGTGGCACTAACAGCGAACAACAACCACATCCGCAAGCTACCCTTTGCGCTGTGGACTATGAGCCGGCTTCGGGTGCTTTCGTTGGCCAAAAACCAGATCGATGGTGTACCGGAAACCTTGGAACGAATAAGACTGGAGCGGTTAGATCTGTCGGAAAATAATCTTTCACCCGACGGAGGAACAGCTGAGCTACACCCGAGTCCTTcgatgcagcagcggcaaccgTCGACCCTGTTCGAACTCGCCGCACGTACCGTGATCCATAGGAAGCTTCCATACGCAATGCCAGGACTGTTGCCGTTCACCGTGGTGGACATTATACGCCGTGTGCCTCTTTGCGGCTGTGGCCAACCGTGTTTCGATGCGAAAGTGTACCAGCGCACGAAAGTGATCAATGGGCGCTGTTCCTGCTTGGTGCTCAACGCCAACCATCTTCTCATCGCGGACAGTGTTTTTTGCAGCGAAAAGTGTATCCGGAAAGCGAACGAGCGGAGACTTCATAATCGAGGATTTTAA
- the LOC120953823 gene encoding protein ARV1: MKLSLPLQGYFDLLKHSPGEKKFVCINCGRPVSGLYRQISSTVLKIIDCDKCKKPADKYIEFEVLIILIDLILLSKPAYRHILYNSDCKNLWKIGCILILLEAYCFWTDAFRGITSITYRSHLTDPFLSEKGFYLSTVHFVAGFLLLYGFIYLFTRVLHRSVPKLTGNGKTYPYMLLHGVILASIGKFLFIPIIIWRENSTETGMAIHIVLVLMYFVISLVQIHSVVSDCTRSRSGVIVILAFIVKAYFLTRVSGLLQQFV; this comes from the exons ATGAAGCTGTCGCTACCGTTGCAAGGATACTTTGATCTGCTGAAGCATTCACCGGGCGAGAAAAAGTTTGTCTGCATCAACTGCGGTCGGCCTGTGTCCGGCCTGTACCGTCAGATTAGTTCCACCGTGCTGAAAATTATCGACTGC GATAAATGCAAAAAACCTGCCGACAAGTACATCGAGTTCGAGGTGCTTATCATACTGATCGATTTAATACTGCTGTCCAAGCCCGCCTATCGACATATTCTATACAATTCCGATTGTAAG AACCTCTGGAAAATTGGCTGCATTCTGATACTGCTCGAGGCGTACTGTTTCTGGACGGATGCCTTCCGCGGTATAACCAGCATTACCTATCGTTCGCACCTGACCGATCCGTTCCTGTCCGAGAAGGGGTTCTACCTGTCGACCGTTCATTTCGTGGCCGGTTTTCTACTGCTGTATGggtttatttacttatttaccCGCGTTCTGCACCGGTCCGTGCCGAAGTTAACGGGCAATGGGAAAACCTACCCGTACATGCTGCTGCATGGCGTGATATTGGCCAGCATCGGGAAGTTTCTCTTCATTCCCATCATTATCTGGAGGGAAAACTCGACCGAGACGGGCATGGCCATCCATATTGTGCTGGTGCTGATGTATTTTGTGATATCGCTGGTACAGATCCACTCGGTCGTTAGTGACTGTACGCGGTCGCGATCCGGCGTGATCGTCATTCTGGCGTTTATTGTTAAGGCATACTTTCTGACTCGAGTGAGCGGATTGCTGCAGCAGTTTGTATAA
- the LOC120953822 gene encoding 60S acidic ribosomal protein P0, with protein sequence MGREDKATWKSNYFLKVVQLLDEYPRCFIVGADNVGSRQMQTIRMSLRGSAIVLMGKNTMMRKAIRGHLENNQNLEKLLNHIKGNVGFVFTKGDLAEIRDKLTESKVRAPARAGAIAPLEVVIPAQNTGLGPEKTSFFQALSIPTKISKGTIEIINDVPILKPGDKVGASEATLLNMLNISPFSYGLQIQQVYDSGSIFSPEILDIKAEDLRAKFQAGVANLAAVSLQIGYPTLASVPHSIANGFRNLLAIAAVTEVEFKEAETVKEFIKDPSKFAAATATTASAAAPAAKAEEKKVESESEDEDEDMGFGLFD encoded by the exons ATGGGTAGGGAGGACAAAGCAACCTGGAAGTCCAACTATTTCCTAAAAGTCGTG CAACTGCTCGACGAATACCCGAGATGTTTCATCGTCGGCGCTGACAATGTCGGCTCCCGTCAGATGCAAACCATCCGTATGTCGCTCCGCGGTTCGGCCATCGTGCTGATGGGCAAGAACACCATGATGCGCAAGGCCATCCGCGGGCATCTGGAGAACAACCAGAACCTGGAGAAGCTGCTCAACCACATCAAGGGCAACGTGGGCTTCGTGTTCACCAAGGGCGATCTGGCCGAGATCCGCGACAAGCTGACCGAGAGCAAGGTGCGTGCCCCGGCCCGTGCCGGTGCGATCGCCCCGCTCGAGGTCGTCATCCCGGCCCAGAACACCGGTCTCGGTCCGGAGAAGACCTCCTTCTTCCAGGCCCTGTCGATCCCGACCAAGATTTCCAAGGGTACGATTGAAATCATCAACGACGTGCCCATCCTGAAGCCGGGCGACAAGGTCGGCGCTTCCGAGGCCACGCTGCTCAACATGCTGAACATCTCGCCGTTCTCGTACGGTCTGCAGATCCAGCAGGTGTACGATTCGGGCTCGATCTTCTCGCCGGAAATCCTCGACATCAAGGCGGAGGATCTGCGCGCCAAGTTCCAGGCTGGAGTCGCCAACCTGGCTGCCGTGTCGCTCCAGATCGGATACCCGACGCTGGCTTCGGTGCCGCACAGCATTGCCAACGGTTTCCGCAACCTGCTGGCCATTGCCGCCGTCACCGAGGTTGAGTTCAAGGAGGCCGAAACGGTCAAAGAGTTCATCAAGGATCCGAGCAAGTTCGCCGCTGCCACGGCAACGACTGCTTCCGCTGCCGCCCCAGCTGCCAAGGCTGAGGAGAAGAAGGTGGAGTCCGAGTCCgaggatgaggatgaggaTATGGGCTTCGGTCTGTTCGATTAA
- the LOC120953824 gene encoding V-type proton ATPase subunit e 2-like: MGASALPIIIFSAIFGVVGIVLPIVAPKGPNRGIVQCVLILTAATCWLFWLCCYMAQMNPLIGPKLHQNTILIMAREWGNPLPDMEGFQPEHSDH; the protein is encoded by the exons ATGGGTGCTTCAGCGCtgccaattattattttctccGCCATCTTTGGCGTGGTTGGCATTGTCCTGCCGATTGTTGCTCCGAAGGGCCCGAACCGTGG AATCGTCCAGTGTGTGCTGATATTGACGGCGGCGACATGCTGGTTGTT CTGGCTGTGTTGCTACATGGCCCAGATGAACCCGCTGATTGGACCGAAGCTGCACCAGAATACAATTCTCATTATGGCACGTGAGTGGGGCAACCCGCTGCCAGACATGGAAGGGTTCCAGCCAGAGCACTCGGATCACTAG
- the LOC120961568 gene encoding uncharacterized protein LOC120961568 yields MSDDEDCPPLCDAMDARDDSNGEDDEWEVAEEQNDPVKCLFCETISPTMTVAIRHAKQQHDFDLAGVRRRFHLDEYSYIKMINYIRREKPAPEQFKTATGSSLPWADDKYLQPVENETWLMFDLDELDEIMLNNGSGGSGGAGVGGNGGMSGEKETGSDLGDTMTLTTDQYRKLQGIINDLSAQLREKENLLQHAASSIEKMKESFRNVLADQQQQQQPNGKENGKAGTEEGAEGDKKLEQIKRKLEHCVSSVSVDDDQSYFNTYSHFGIHHDMLSDEVRTSSYRDAILRNADIVKDKTVLDLGCGTAILSMFASKAGAKEVISVDQSDIIYQAMDIVRKNSIENIRFVKGRLEDTELPVKKVDIIVSEWMGYFLLFEGMMDSVIYARKQYLREGGLILPNRCNISIAGYGDLERHNEFIGFWKNVYGFDMSCMKKEVLREATVEVCKPEHIITNANIIANFDLMEVDVDCPNFSYDFELKVKRDTQLTAIIGYFDTFFELPEHIEFSTSPYSRPTHWKQTIFYLEEPVPVREGQTIGGKFVCRRDPKDVRSLFINIELLNMVLKYTLN; encoded by the exons ATGAGTGATGACGAAG ACTGTCCCCCGCTTTGCGATGCGATGGATGCGAGAGACGACTCGAACGGAGAGGATGATGAGTGGGAGGTGGCCGAGGAGCAGAACGATCCGGtcaagtgtttgttttgtgaaacGATCTCTCCAACGATGACGGTGGCCATTCGGCACgccaagcagcagcacgatTTTGATCTAGCCGGCGTCCGGAGGCGGTTTCATCTGGATGAATATTCCTACATCAAGATGATCAACTATATTCGGCGCGAAAAACCGGCCCCGGAACAGTTCAAAACGGCTACCGGGAGCAGCTTACCGTGGGCCGACGATAAGTACCTTCAGCCGGTAGAGAACGAAACGTGGTTAATGTTCGATCTGGACGAGCTGGACGAAATTATGCTGAACAatggcagcggcggcagcggcggtgcTGGTGTGGGTGGCAACGGTGGGATGTCGGGGGAGAAAGAAACCGGCAGTGACCTCGGTGATACGATGACGCTTACCACCGACCAGTACCGAAAATTGCAGGGCATCATTAACGATCTGTCGGCACAGCTGCGGGAGAAGGAGAATCTGCTTCAGCATGCCGCCAGCAGCATCGAAAAGATGAAGGAAAGCTTTCGCAACGTGCTGGcggatcagcagcagcagcagcaaccgaacgggaaggaaaatggGAAAGCCGGTACGGAGGAGGGTGCCGAGGGCGATAAAAAGCTGGAACAGATCAAGCGAAAGCTGGAGCATTGCGTGAGCAGCGTTTCGGTCGATGACGATCAGAGCTATTTCAACACGTACTCACACTTTGGCATCCATCACGATATGTTGAGC GACGAGGTGCGCACATCCAGCTACCGCGATGCGATCCTGCGGAATGCCGACATAGTGAAGGATAAAACCGTGCTAGATCTGGGCTGCGGTACGGCCATCCTGTCGATGTTTGCATCGAAGGCGGGAGCGAAGGAGGTCATCTCGGTCGATCAGTCCGACATCATCTACCAGGCGATGGACATTGTGCGGAAGAACAGCATCGAGAACATACGGTTCGTGAAGGGCCGGCTGGAGGACACGGAGCTGCCAGTGAAAAAGGTCGACATTATCGTGTCCGAGTGGATGGGCTACTTCCTGCTTTTCGAGGGCATGATGGACAGCGTGATTTATGCCCGCAAGCAGTACCTGCGCGAGGGAGGCCTCATATTGCCGAACCGCTGCAACATTAGCATCGCCGGGTACGGCGACCTCGAGCGGCACAACGAGTTCATCGGCTTCTGGAAGAACGTGTACGGGTTCGATATGTCGTGCATGAAGAAGGAGGTGCTGCGGGAAGCGACGGTCGAGGTGTGCAAACCGGAGCACATCATTACGAACGCGAACATCATTGCCAACTTCGACCTGATGGAGGTCGATGTCGACTGTCCGAACTTTAGCTACGACTTCGAGCTGAAGGTGAAACGGGACACACAGCTGACCGCCATCATCGGATACTTTGACACGTTCTTCGAGCTGCCGGAGCACATCGAGTTTTCCACCTCGCCGTACTCGCGGCCGACCCACTGGAAGCAGACCATTTTCTACCTGGAGGAACCGGTCCCGGTGCGGGAGGGGCAAACGATCGGCGGGAAGTTTGTGTGCCGCCGGGATCCGAAGGATGTGCGCTCACTCTTTATTAACATTGAGCTTTTGAACATGGTTCTAAAGTATACACTTAACTAG